In Chroicocephalus ridibundus chromosome 12, bChrRid1.1, whole genome shotgun sequence, a single genomic region encodes these proteins:
- the SLA2 gene encoding src-like-adapter 2 isoform X1: protein MGSLPSREKPLSIPPVVADTMQPPPPTQTAPSSFLAVALCDFPSGTGAAAVLRMGEQLRVLSEDGEWWLVASEVSGKECHIPSSCVAKVRHRWLYEGVSRQKAEELLLQPGNRSGSFLVRESQTRRGCYSLSVRRSERASWDSVTHYRIHRLENGWLYISPRLTFPSLHDLVDHYSELGEGLCCPLGEPCSTEGTKVAPVPTMPAVVKKPSLKWDKIDSSLLFSEATSPPEEDSPISLGLREAISSYLLLTETAAPELGPAGKGAKSS, encoded by the exons ATGGGGAGCCTGCCCAGCCGGGAGAAGCCGCTCAGCATCCCGCCAGTGGTTGCCGACACCATGCAGCCCCCGCCGCCCACACAGACGG cccccagcagcttCCTGGCCGTGGCCCTCTGCGACTTCCCCTCCGGCACGGGGGCAGCCGCTGTCCTGAGGATGGGGGAGCAGCTCCGCGTCCTCTCCGA ggatggggagtgGTGGCTGGTGGCATCCGAGGTGTCTGGCAAGGAGTGCCACATCCCCAGCAGCTGCGTGGCCAAGGTCAGGCACAG GTGGCTGTACGAGGGCGTCAGCCGGCAGAAGgcggaggagctgctgctccagccgGGCAACCGCAGTGGGTCATTCCTGGTACGGGAGAGCCAGACCAGGCGAG GCTGCTACTCGCTGTCGGTGCGCCGCAGCGAGCGCGCCTCCTGGGACTCGGTGACACACTACCGCATCCACCGCCTGGAGAACGGCTGGCTCTACATCTCGCCCCGGCTCACCTTCCCCAGCCTGCACGACCTGGTGGACCACTACTCCG AGTtgggagaggggctgtgctgcCCCCTCGGGGAGCCCTGCTCCACGGAAGGGACGAAGGTGGCCCCAGTGCCCACCATGCCCGCTGTGGTGAAGAAGCCATCACTCAAGTGGGACAAGATCGACAG CTCCCTCCTGTTCTCAGAGGCCACGTCCCCGCCGGAGGAGGACTCTCCCATCAGCCTGGGCCTGCGAGAAGCCATCAGCTCCTACCTCCTCCTGACCGAGACGGCCGCCCCGGAGCTGGGCCCTGCCGGGAAGGGGGCAAAGAGCAGCTGA
- the SLA2 gene encoding src-like-adapter 2 isoform X2, whose translation MGEQLRVLSEDGEWWLVASEVSGKECHIPSSCVAKVRHRWLYEGVSRQKAEELLLQPGNRSGSFLVRESQTRRGCYSLSVRRSERASWDSVTHYRIHRLENGWLYISPRLTFPSLHDLVDHYSELGEGLCCPLGEPCSTEGTKVAPVPTMPAVVKKPSLKWDKIDSSLLFSEATSPPEEDSPISLGLREAISSYLLLTETAAPELGPAGKGAKSS comes from the exons ATGGGGGAGCAGCTCCGCGTCCTCTCCGA ggatggggagtgGTGGCTGGTGGCATCCGAGGTGTCTGGCAAGGAGTGCCACATCCCCAGCAGCTGCGTGGCCAAGGTCAGGCACAG GTGGCTGTACGAGGGCGTCAGCCGGCAGAAGgcggaggagctgctgctccagccgGGCAACCGCAGTGGGTCATTCCTGGTACGGGAGAGCCAGACCAGGCGAG GCTGCTACTCGCTGTCGGTGCGCCGCAGCGAGCGCGCCTCCTGGGACTCGGTGACACACTACCGCATCCACCGCCTGGAGAACGGCTGGCTCTACATCTCGCCCCGGCTCACCTTCCCCAGCCTGCACGACCTGGTGGACCACTACTCCG AGTtgggagaggggctgtgctgcCCCCTCGGGGAGCCCTGCTCCACGGAAGGGACGAAGGTGGCCCCAGTGCCCACCATGCCCGCTGTGGTGAAGAAGCCATCACTCAAGTGGGACAAGATCGACAG CTCCCTCCTGTTCTCAGAGGCCACGTCCCCGCCGGAGGAGGACTCTCCCATCAGCCTGGGCCTGCGAGAAGCCATCAGCTCCTACCTCCTCCTGACCGAGACGGCCGCCCCGGAGCTGGGCCCTGCCGGGAAGGGGGCAAAGAGCAGCTGA